The Novipirellula artificiosorum genome contains a region encoding:
- a CDS encoding arylsulfatase, producing MLAMPRASVFFHWALWRALRKSMPWGIVAGCLLGGFVVTGVAAEKPNIVFILADDLGYGELGCYGQQKIKTPNVDRLAAEGIRFTQHYTGAPVCAPARCTLMTGQNLAHAEIRGNKDSGNGRMFPGQWPITDEIVTIAESLQQADYATGAFGKWGLGPSNTSGSPIKQGFDRYFGYNCQRNAHSYFPLFLDSNEREQQINRGIVYGHQQKTDGEVVADDYRLESYAPDVILAEALTFIDKNRQKPFFLYLPFVEPHVSMQPPQEWIDRYPSEWDDEKGPYRGQNGYLPHPRPRAAYAAMISDLDQHVGSVLEKLEEHGLTDNTLVVFTSDNGTTHGSRDPRFHVGGVDAEFFNSTAGLRGWKGSVYEGGIRVPCVVKWPNHVTPGSVTDVASYFPDWFPTLCNLAGAPLPRQQHLDGMDLAPVLVGKEPPKREELMIWDFHNYGGLVAIRDGKWKAVRRNLLKDPTPWELYDIGQDREESRDLAADHPEVIKRLETAYVKTRTVEPDFSVPFYDKLTTPSNATD from the coding sequence ATGTTGGCAATGCCGCGAGCATCCGTTTTTTTTCATTGGGCACTGTGGAGGGCACTGCGGAAATCGATGCCATGGGGGATCGTGGCAGGTTGTCTTTTGGGTGGTTTCGTGGTGACGGGAGTTGCGGCAGAGAAACCCAACATCGTCTTCATCCTTGCCGATGATCTCGGCTACGGCGAACTGGGCTGCTACGGACAACAGAAGATCAAGACCCCAAACGTCGATCGACTTGCCGCCGAGGGAATACGGTTTACACAGCACTACACGGGCGCCCCTGTCTGCGCACCGGCACGCTGTACGCTGATGACGGGGCAAAATCTTGCCCACGCTGAAATCCGCGGAAACAAGGATTCAGGCAATGGTCGTATGTTCCCAGGACAATGGCCGATCACGGATGAGATTGTCACGATCGCCGAATCGCTGCAGCAGGCCGATTACGCGACGGGCGCTTTTGGCAAATGGGGGCTCGGCCCCTCGAACACATCGGGTTCCCCGATCAAACAAGGTTTCGATCGCTATTTTGGTTACAATTGCCAACGCAATGCCCACAGCTATTTCCCCCTGTTTCTCGACTCCAATGAACGTGAGCAGCAAATCAATCGTGGAATCGTTTACGGACACCAACAGAAAACGGACGGAGAGGTCGTTGCCGACGACTATCGGCTCGAAAGCTACGCGCCCGATGTAATCCTCGCTGAGGCTTTAACGTTTATCGACAAGAATCGGCAGAAGCCCTTTTTTCTGTACCTTCCCTTTGTCGAACCCCATGTTTCGATGCAGCCGCCGCAGGAATGGATTGATCGCTATCCGAGTGAATGGGATGACGAAAAGGGGCCCTATCGTGGGCAGAACGGCTACCTACCTCACCCGCGACCCCGCGCGGCCTACGCCGCGATGATCTCCGATCTGGATCAGCACGTCGGGTCGGTTCTCGAGAAGCTTGAGGAACACGGATTGACCGACAACACCCTCGTCGTTTTCACTTCCGACAACGGGACGACCCATGGAAGTCGGGATCCTCGGTTTCATGTCGGTGGCGTCGACGCAGAGTTTTTCAACTCCACCGCTGGACTTCGAGGTTGGAAAGGGAGCGTCTATGAAGGTGGGATCCGCGTGCCCTGCGTCGTGAAGTGGCCGAACCATGTCACTCCGGGCTCCGTCACCGACGTTGCGTCGTACTTCCCCGACTGGTTTCCAACATTGTGCAACCTTGCCGGTGCTCCGCTGCCCCGTCAGCAACATTTAGACGGTATGGATCTTGCTCCCGTCCTTGTCGGTAAGGAGCCGCCAAAGCGTGAGGAACTGATGATCTGGGACTTCCACAACTACGGTGGACTTGTCGCGATCCGCGATGGCAAGTGGAAGGCCGTCCGTCGCAACCTGCTTAAGGACCCCACGCCTTGGGAACTCTACGATATCGGACAGGATCGGGAGGAGTCCCGTGACCTCGCAGCCGACCATCCGGAGGTCATCAAGCGACTTGAAACGGCATACGTCAAGACAAGAACCGTTGAGCCCGATTTCTCGGTCCCGTTCTACGACAAGCTAACGACACCGTCGAATGCAACGGATTGA